attcttacataattaattatttctcCTGTTCTGTTCACTTTCCAAGCAAAGCAtggatatataaaaaagattatatacagtttttagttttgcaccagttaattattatttttgtatattttagaAATGACCACAGAAATACTAAATAAGGAAAAAGCTTTGGCGATAGTGGCAGACAAGAAAGGGTGGACCCCACTTCACTACGCTGCATTCTATGGTAGTGCTTCAATTGTTACACAACTACTAGAAGCTGATAAACACAGTGCCTACATGGGTGACGAAGCTGATAAGAAGACCGCTCTTCACATTGCAGCCGCCAAAGGCCATGCTAATGTAATGAAACAACTTATTTCTTGTTGTCCTGATTGTTGCGAAGTGGTCGACCAAAGACGTCGAAATGCTCTTCATTATGCCTTGGAGAAGAGTCAATCTCGAATTATAGATATTGTTATGATGGATACATGGCTTAGCAACGTCCTCTTAAATGCCAAGGATGTTGACGGCAACACACCCCTCCATCTACTTAATGCTCCTCTCCACACCCGGATTCCTTTCATTGGTGATGCTAGGGTTGATAAGATGGCattcaataaagaaaacatgaacGCTCTCGACGTCATTAAAactaatattaattttaaatttaaggTATGATATTTCATTAAACTTGCTTGTGTATCAGTACATGTCGGAACGATGAGCAGTAATTTATCCAATTTAGTCTTCAAGGCTTTGAGTATTGCTTTTCAATTAAGTATCATCGCGTAGACTTTTTTATTAAAGTACTAGTTATGGTTAGGTTAAATTAATAATCTCTCGCCCGCAGTTATTAGTTAGGTTATGATTTGTGTCAGAGACACAACTGAAAAATTGCACCACTATCTCTTTGGTCTGTGTTGCAGATATTTATCGAGCATGCTTTGAAAAGGAATGGTGCAGTATCAGGCCATCGAATTCTAAGCGAAAATGATCATGATGGCCATaaattaaaggaaaacaaaTGTGGTGAAGACACTGAATTGGATAAAAATATAAGAGAATCCCATCTGATAGTGGCTACACTCGTAGCAACTGTTACATTCACAGCAGGTGTCACCATGCCTGGTGGTTATTACCAAAGTGATGCATCAGGGGGAAATGCCATGAGTAAAGTATCAAAGCAAAATGTTATGGTCCCGGCCCCGGCACCGATTAAAGTAACAACTCCGGGTTATGCAGTTCTATCAAAAAATGCagctttccaaattttttatctAGTCAATATGCTAGCCTTGTGTTTGTCCACTTATTCCGTCCTTGTGCACCTTGTCTTATTGATACTCCCAGAGGGAAAAGAGAGGTACAAAGTATTTTGGCGTTCTACTATATATACCACTATAACCTCTGTACTTGCAATGATGGGTGCATTCATTTCATGCACATATGCAGTCTTAGGTGATTCTCCAGCACTTGCTCACTCGGGTTTAGTTATCGTTGCCTATGTattagttttctttctttatgttcTAATTTTTGAAGTTGAGAGGGAGAACTATTCCATATATCTATATAAACTTACCCGCTTTCtgggaaaatatatataaatatatacataaactTACCCGCTCGTTTAAGATATTGGGACTAGTCAGTGGCCTCCCTTCCCTTCCAACCTTCGTCCAtgcctctccctctcccttgGGCTTTTATTAGCTTTTGGATGGCTTGTATTGCTTGGTAGTTTTTCCTGGATTTGTGTggctgcttttgtttgctttgcGTGTCTTCATTTTGCAGATTTGGAGTTCctgccttttgttttctacTTGGTGACGACAAGGTGTGAGAGCAACTTATGTATTTCCTTTTGTGTGTATCAACTCTTTTTGAGTTGGGTGTAAATTTGTAGTCTATAGTTACGAGAGTTTAAAGGTGGTTGTAAGTTTGTGCCTTGATGTGTACTGTATAAGCTGAATATTATCGCATGAGTTCATGCATTAGAATTGGTTTGTTACTTACTTAagtttatcattttatttcaattgctTGTGACCAATTTATCAACTAAAATAGCTAATTCTTTTGGATTGAATTTATGAAAACactgaaatttaaaattagtgTTCTAAATCACTAAATGGAAATCTACTTTCTTTTACTAGCTGTTTAGGAATTagtaaaataacataaaatatcGTCTCTGCATTTGCGAGCTGAATGAATTGTTCATCTGTTCAATTGTTTGTCATTTGAAGcacaaaatattttctttctaaatggaaaatgaaattttctttcttctgccCCCCTACCTCATACCTCATACCTCATACCTCtgcttaatttttttggttgattcCAAGCACATGATTGCCGTCGTTGTTTGAACTCTATCCTGATATGAAACTATTCATTATGCTATATATGGTCAGTTCAAGTGAGGCCATTGTAGTTTCTCAGCATTGTCTTGGATGTTCTTCCTCTGGTGATAGTTGTAGAGTTAATAAGAAGTACATTTAAGGTTTTGTTGTTCTCACCCAAGTCCAAACGGGCAATTTAGCGGCAGATATTTGCTTGAGCATGGTCCAAATCTGAGGTTAGAACTTAGTATCCACGATATAAATTTACTAATTTACCCCTAAAACAATAATGTCCGTAAACTACTACCATTCCAGAAACGCCATAGAATGAAagcctaaattttttaatgctcgtgcaaattttttattttggaaaaataacCAAGTTAGTCTTCATAGCTTGGGGAATTCCTTTTATTACCTTTTCATTCCAGGAAAAGAAAGGTGACGAAGACAATGATGtaaactaattatatatatatatatatattatgtttcTTAAACGACTTTGTTATTCCTTTTCAGCACAcatctttaaaaataaaataaaataaaataaaattctagtattgcatttataattcaatcaaaagaaaaccacTCATAACTAGATGAACAGAAGCGGCATGCTTATAATTGTTGAAactaagtattttttttttgttaatggtTCAAGGAGATGGAATTGAATATATTTAAGAGTAAGTTGCTCATGATATTATATATTAGCGGTTTCCACTACTGTTTTGTTAAACGAAACGAAGTGTCCATATTAGTATTTAATCTAcattttctaaataaaaatgGTGTACACTAATTTTTCAATGATAATATGCTTGCTTGATCTgatttatgtatatatatcctAACTCATAGGCTAACAAAGATGCGTTGTAGTAAGCAGAAAACAGAACCTCTTGCAAATCAATTTTGGATTGGCAAATGGGACGACTCAGCGTTATAGTCAACTACAAGTTGAGAAATGCAAGCTTGCTTAGCATTATAACTCACTCTtttaatcatatttttcagtttGGACTGGGTCGAAAAAATTGTGAACTCAAAGAATTATTGACTTaataaaatcaaatggaaTAATCGGTTCGGTGTGGTTGGTATGCGGAATATCAAATGCTTTCCCTTTTAGTCAACTACAAATTATAAAGGGCCATATCGCTTGCTTACCATTTTTAATTCATTTCGATCAATAAATTTTGGCCGGTCCTTCGGAGATCCAACCAAGCAAGATGCACACATCTCATCTGCTCATGATGATTGTTCTCGGCTTGTATTGACACTCCATAAATTTTCAATACGCTAGCCTTGTATTTGTCCACTTTTTCTGTCCTTATGCACCTTTTGATATTGACACTCCATGAGGGAAAAGAGGGATCCAAAAGGTTTTGGCGTCCTATTATATATACCACTACTACAGCGTCTGTAGTTGCAATGATGATTGCATTCACTTCAGGCACATATGCAGTCTTAGGTGATTCTCCACAACTTGCCAGATCGGGTTTAATTGTCGTCGGCTATGCCTTCTTTTTGTTAAGTTATGTTCAATTTCTTGTTGTTCAGAGGGAGAACAATTCCATATTCCTATATAAACTTACCCACTTGTTTGTGATTATGTTTAAAAAGTAGACGTCACATTGATTGAGACTAGTCGGTGGCCTCCCTTCCCTTCCAACCTTGGTCCATGCCTCTCCCCTCCCTTGGGTTTTTATTAGCTTTTGGATGGCTTGGCTTGTATTGCTCTGTAGTTTTTCCTGGATTTGTGTggctgcttttgtttgctttgcGTGTCTCCATTTTGCAGATTTGGAGTTCCTGCTTTTTGTTTCCTACTTGGTGACGACAAGGTGGGAGAGCAACTTGTGTATTTCCTTTTGTGTGCAAGTTTGTAGTCTATAGTTACAATAGTTTAAAGGTGGTTGTAAGTTTGTGTGTTGATGTGTATTCTCGTATGAATTTGTGCATTATAATTGGTTTATTAGTTACTTAAGTTTATCTTTTGCTTGTGACCAATTTATCAACTAAAATAACTAATTCTTTTGGATTGAATGATGACaacattgaaattttaaaaacactAGAAGATTAAGTTTAATTAAGCTTATTAAACAAATAGGGTTCTTTGATCTAAGTTC
Above is a genomic segment from Prunus dulcis chromosome 7, ALMONDv2, whole genome shotgun sequence containing:
- the LOC117635481 gene encoding receptor-interacting serine/threonine-protein kinase 4-like; amino-acid sequence: MGMDLDVFNAAKEGKIDVLRGHDPQHLNQILTPTRNTVLHVYIANASTPKLVKPKEEAPIKPTSFVEDILQICPTLLWQQNESGETALHMAAKHGLAEIVELLIQTAKARRCEDLEHGAAAFAFSSSSEEEAACWKIFIRTPSKEKDTALHEAVRFKHLGVVEILIREYPDFSYPPNVAGETPLYLAAERKYKALFSEILGTCKHPTYQGPNGRTALHAAVIYGDEEMTTEILNKEKALAIVADKKGWTPLHYAAFYGSASIVTQLLEADKHSAYMGDEADKKTALHIAAAKGHANVMKQLISCCPDCCEVVDQRRRNALHYALEKSQSRIIDIVMMDTWLSNVLLNAKDVDGNTPLHLLNAPLHTRIPFIGDARVDKMAFNKENMNALDVIKTNINFKFKIFIEHALKRNGAVSGHRILSENDHDGHKLKENKCGEDTELDKNIRESHLIVATLVATVTFTAGVTMPGGYYQSDASGGNAMSKVSKQNVMVPAPAPIKVTTPGYAVLSKNAAFQIFYLVNMLALCLSTYSVLVHLVLLILPEGKERFGVPAFCFLLGDDKV